One genomic segment of Streptomyces sp. NBC_00239 includes these proteins:
- a CDS encoding sensor histidine kinase: MKRATLAGRRWTSLRLRLIVVFGLVALTAAVSASGIAYWLNREAVLSRTQDAALGDFRQEMQNRAAALPGDPTPEELQRTAELMAASSPGYAVLLVDEKKDGRKVFGSGGPGSFRLADVPKSLQDAVEQRQKVTAANDAQFHMYWQRTKPDGDPYLVGGTRIVGGGPTGYMYKSLATEREDLNALAWSLCIATALALLGSALLAQAAATTVLKPVQRLGDAARRLGEGELDTRLDVSGTDELADLSHTFNKTAEALEKKVADMSAREESSRRFVADMSHELRTPLTALTAVTEVLEEEIDGLDPMIAPAVELVVSETRRLNNLVENLMEVTRFDAGTARLVLDDVDVADQVTACIDARAWLDAVELDAERGIMTRLDPRRLDVILANLIGNALKHGGSPVRVSVRLEDEDEVLVIAVKDNGPGIPEDVLPHVFDRFYKASASRPKSDGSGLGLSIAMENAHIHGGDITAQNAPGGGALFTLRLPADLTAEEAGA; this comes from the coding sequence GTGAAGCGCGCCACGCTCGCGGGCCGGCGCTGGACCAGCCTGCGACTGCGGCTGATCGTCGTGTTCGGACTGGTCGCGCTGACCGCCGCGGTCTCCGCCTCGGGGATCGCGTACTGGCTCAACCGCGAGGCCGTGCTCAGCCGTACCCAGGACGCGGCGCTCGGGGACTTCCGGCAGGAGATGCAGAACCGGGCCGCCGCACTGCCCGGCGACCCGACCCCGGAGGAACTCCAGCGCACGGCCGAGCTGATGGCCGCCAGCAGCCCCGGGTACGCCGTCCTGCTCGTGGACGAGAAGAAGGACGGCCGCAAGGTTTTCGGCTCGGGCGGGCCGGGCTCGTTCCGCCTCGCCGACGTGCCGAAGTCCCTCCAGGACGCGGTCGAACAGCGGCAGAAGGTCACAGCGGCCAACGACGCGCAGTTCCACATGTACTGGCAGCGCACCAAGCCCGACGGCGACCCGTACCTGGTGGGCGGCACCCGGATCGTCGGCGGCGGGCCCACCGGCTACATGTACAAGTCCCTCGCCACCGAGCGGGAGGACCTCAACGCGCTGGCCTGGTCGCTGTGCATCGCGACGGCGCTGGCGCTGCTGGGCTCGGCGCTGCTCGCGCAGGCCGCCGCGACCACCGTCCTCAAGCCCGTACAGCGGCTCGGCGACGCGGCGCGCCGGCTCGGCGAGGGCGAGCTCGACACCCGCCTCGACGTGTCGGGCACCGACGAACTCGCCGACCTATCCCACACGTTCAACAAGACCGCCGAGGCGCTGGAGAAGAAGGTCGCGGACATGAGCGCCCGCGAGGAGTCCAGCCGCCGGTTCGTGGCCGACATGTCGCACGAGCTGAGGACCCCGCTGACCGCGCTGACGGCCGTGACCGAGGTGCTGGAGGAGGAGATCGACGGGCTCGACCCGATGATCGCCCCGGCGGTGGAGCTGGTGGTCAGCGAGACCCGCCGGCTCAACAACCTGGTGGAGAACCTCATGGAGGTCACGCGGTTCGACGCGGGCACGGCCCGGCTGGTCCTCGACGACGTGGACGTCGCCGACCAGGTCACGGCCTGCATCGACGCGCGCGCCTGGCTGGACGCCGTCGAGCTCGACGCCGAACGCGGGATCATGACGCGGCTGGACCCGCGCCGCCTCGACGTGATCCTCGCCAACCTGATCGGCAACGCGCTCAAGCACGGCGGCTCGCCGGTGCGGGTGTCGGTGCGCCTGGAGGACGAGGACGAGGTCCTGGTGATCGCGGTCAAGGACAACGGGCCGGGCATCCCCGAGGACGTGCTCCCGCACGTCTTCGACCGGTTCTACAAGGCCAGCGCCTCCCGGCCGAAGTCCGACGGCAGCGGGCTCGGGCTGTCCATCGCGATGGAGAACGCGCACATCCACGGCGGTGACATCACCGCGCAGAACGCCCCCGGCGGCGGCGCGCTGTTCACCCTGCGGCTGCCGGCGGACCTCACCGCAGAGGAGGCGGGGGCGTGA
- a CDS encoding purine-nucleoside phosphorylase, translating into MNASATDPHASAAAAADRLRELTGAETHDVALVMGSGWAPAAEALGAPESEFLITDLPGFPPAAVQGHGGKVRSYKIGDKRALVFLGRTHYYEGRGVAAVAHGVRTAVAAGCKTVVLTNGCGGLREGMRPGQPVLISDHLNLTATSPIVGANFVDLTDLYSPRLRAMCKEIDETLEEGVYVQFPGPHYETPAEINMIRVMGADLVGMSTVLEAIAAREAGAEVLGISLVTNLAAGLSGEPLNHEEVLQAGRDSAARMGELLTQVLARI; encoded by the coding sequence GTGAACGCATCTGCTACCGACCCCCACGCCTCCGCCGCCGCCGCCGCGGATCGCCTGCGTGAGCTCACCGGCGCCGAAACCCACGACGTCGCGCTCGTGATGGGCTCCGGCTGGGCCCCCGCCGCCGAGGCGCTGGGCGCCCCCGAGTCCGAGTTCCTCATCACCGACCTGCCCGGCTTCCCGCCCGCCGCCGTGCAGGGCCACGGCGGCAAGGTCCGCTCGTACAAGATCGGCGACAAGCGCGCCCTGGTCTTCCTCGGCCGGACCCACTACTACGAGGGCCGCGGCGTCGCCGCCGTCGCCCACGGCGTCCGCACCGCCGTCGCCGCCGGCTGCAAGACCGTCGTCCTGACCAACGGCTGCGGCGGCCTCCGCGAGGGCATGCGCCCCGGCCAGCCGGTCCTGATCAGCGACCACCTGAACCTCACGGCCACCTCGCCGATCGTCGGCGCGAACTTCGTGGACCTCACCGACCTGTACTCGCCGCGGCTGCGCGCGATGTGCAAGGAGATCGACGAGACCCTCGAAGAGGGCGTCTACGTGCAGTTCCCCGGCCCGCACTACGAGACCCCGGCCGAGATCAACATGATCCGCGTCATGGGCGCCGACCTGGTCGGCATGTCCACGGTCCTGGAGGCCATCGCGGCCCGTGAGGCCGGCGCCGAGGTCCTGGGCATCTCCCTCGTCACCAACCTGGCCGCGGGCCTGTCCGGCGAGCCGCTGAACCACGAGGAGGTCCTGCAGGCGGGCCGCGACTCGGCCGCCCGCATGGGCGAGCTGCTGACCCAGGTCCTCGCCCGGATCTGA
- a CDS encoding uridine kinase family protein, with amino-acid sequence MLNTNGPPEGSPTRGNASHWCSVSCSSPLPTRVVLLTGPSGSGKSSLAARSGLPVLRLDDFYKEGDDPSLPKVVGSSDTDWDSPASWDADTAVAAVAELCRTGRTEVPVYDIATSSRTGTETLDISRTPLFIAEGIFAADIAARCQELGLLADAICLRGRPSTTFRRRLTRDLREGRKSVLVLLRRGWRLMRAERGIVARHVELGAYACARDEALGRLAAAAAGRHRAAPSHATAATA; translated from the coding sequence ATGCTGAATACCAACGGGCCTCCCGAGGGGTCCCCTACGCGGGGTAATGCCTCACACTGGTGTTCCGTGAGCTGTTCATCTCCCCTTCCGACGCGCGTCGTCCTGCTGACGGGCCCCTCGGGTTCCGGCAAGTCCTCGCTCGCCGCCCGCAGCGGCCTGCCCGTGCTTCGCCTCGACGACTTCTACAAGGAGGGCGACGACCCCTCCCTGCCGAAGGTCGTGGGCAGCTCCGACACCGACTGGGACTCCCCGGCCTCCTGGGACGCGGACACCGCCGTCGCCGCGGTCGCCGAACTGTGCCGCACCGGCCGCACCGAGGTGCCGGTGTACGACATTGCGACCAGCTCCCGCACGGGCACCGAGACCCTGGACATCTCCCGCACCCCGCTGTTCATCGCCGAGGGCATCTTCGCCGCGGACATCGCGGCCCGCTGCCAGGAACTCGGCCTGCTCGCCGACGCGATCTGCCTGCGCGGCCGGCCCTCCACCACCTTCCGCCGCCGCCTCACCCGCGACCTGCGCGAGGGCCGCAAATCGGTGCTGGTCCTGCTGCGCCGCGGATGGCGCCTGATGCGGGCCGAGCGCGGCATCGTGGCCCGGCACGTCGAACTCGGCGCGTACGCCTGCGCCCGCGACGAGGCCCTGGGCCGCCTCGCGGCCGCCGCGGCCGGCCGGCACCGCGCCGCCCCCTCCCACGCGACCGCCGCCACCGCCTGA
- a CDS encoding gamma-glutamylcyclotransferase has protein sequence MSLYAAYAGNLDARLMTRRAPHSPLRGTGWINDWRLTFGGEQMGWEGALATVVEAPRHQVFVALYDIAPLDEESMDRWEGVGLDIYRRMRVRVHTLDGEEAAWVYVLNGYEGGLPSARYLGEIADAAESAGAPHDYVMELRKRPC, from the coding sequence ATGTCGCTCTACGCCGCGTACGCCGGCAACCTCGACGCGCGGCTGATGACGCGCCGCGCCCCGCACTCCCCGCTGCGTGGCACGGGCTGGATCAACGACTGGCGGCTCACCTTCGGAGGTGAGCAGATGGGCTGGGAGGGCGCCCTCGCCACGGTCGTGGAGGCCCCGCGCCACCAGGTCTTCGTCGCGCTCTACGACATCGCGCCCCTGGACGAGGAGTCCATGGACCGGTGGGAGGGCGTGGGCCTGGACATCTACCGCCGGATGCGGGTGCGCGTGCACACCCTGGACGGCGAGGAGGCGGCCTGGGTGTACGTGCTCAACGGCTACGAGGGCGGTCTGCCCTCGGCCCGGTACCTGGGTGAGATCGCCGACGCCGCCGAATCCGCCGGCGCCCCGCACGACTACGTCATGGAACTCCGCAAACGCCCCTGCTGA
- a CDS encoding CBS domain-containing protein: MAENLRARDMMTAGVQCVREEQTLLDASRMMRDLSVGCLPICGADQRLKGLITDRDIVVKCCAEGMNPADVTAGSMAGVLHWVDAEAPASEAVDTMEVHQIKRLPVIDVVNGHRLVGMITEANLAKNLSDEAMAEFAARIYAAN; this comes from the coding sequence ATGGCCGAGAACCTGCGGGCCAGGGACATGATGACCGCCGGGGTGCAGTGCGTGCGCGAGGAGCAGACGCTGCTGGACGCCTCACGGATGATGCGCGACCTGAGTGTCGGCTGTCTGCCCATCTGCGGCGCCGACCAACGGCTCAAGGGCCTGATCACCGACCGCGACATCGTGGTCAAGTGCTGCGCCGAGGGCATGAACCCGGCGGACGTGACGGCCGGTTCGATGGCCGGCGTACTGCACTGGGTGGACGCCGAGGCCCCCGCGAGCGAGGCGGTGGACACGATGGAGGTCCACCAGATCAAGCGCCTGCCGGTGATCGACGTCGTCAACGGCCACCGCCTCGTCGGCATGATCACGGAGGCGAACCTGGCGAAGAACCTCAGCGACGAGGCCATGGCGGAGTTCGCCGCCCGCATCTACGCCGCGAACTGA
- a CDS encoding SigE family RNA polymerase sigma factor, translated as MNTLHSTTTSAVVTRLHDVNHRRAGVRVAPVTRTRTAHVVAIDANAYTVPAQRTPSSASEAEFTAYVRERRAALFATAYHLTGDRYEAEDLLQSALFSTYRAWDRISDKAAVGGYLRRTMTNLHISAWRRRKLSEYPTEELPETVGETDAMRGTELRAVLWQALAKLPEPQRTMLVLRYYEGRTDPEIAEILDISVGTVKSSIWRSLRRLRDDEALSFGETEAESFGELVA; from the coding sequence ATGAACACGCTGCACAGCACCACCACCAGCGCGGTTGTCACGCGGCTGCACGATGTGAACCACCGGCGGGCGGGTGTCCGCGTCGCACCGGTCACCCGTACCCGGACGGCACACGTGGTGGCCATCGATGCCAACGCGTACACCGTGCCCGCACAGCGCACCCCGTCGTCTGCTTCCGAGGCCGAGTTCACCGCGTACGTGCGGGAGCGCCGGGCGGCGCTCTTCGCGACCGCCTACCACCTGACCGGCGACCGGTACGAGGCCGAGGACCTGCTGCAGAGCGCGCTGTTCTCGACGTACCGGGCCTGGGACCGGATCAGCGACAAGGCCGCGGTCGGCGGCTACCTGCGCCGGACCATGACCAATCTGCACATCAGCGCCTGGCGCCGCCGCAAGCTCAGCGAGTACCCGACCGAGGAGCTGCCGGAGACGGTCGGCGAGACGGACGCGATGCGCGGAACCGAGCTGCGGGCCGTGCTGTGGCAGGCGCTGGCGAAGCTGCCGGAGCCGCAGCGCACCATGCTGGTGCTGCGCTACTACGAGGGCCGTACGGACCCGGAGATCGCCGAGATCCTGGACATCAGCGTGGGCACGGTGAAGTCGAGCATCTGGCGTTCGCTGCGCCGCCTGCGGGACGACGAGGCGCTGAGCTTCGGCGAGACCGAGGCCGAGTCCTTCGGGGAGCTGGTCGCCTAG
- a CDS encoding phospho-sugar mutase translates to MQDDLIARARAWQAEDPDPETAAELGRLIEAGDGAELAGRFAGTLQFGTAGLRGELGAGPMRMNRSVVIRAAAGLAAHLKAKGHEGGLVVVGYDARHKSADFARDTAAVMTGAGLRAAVLPRPLPTPVLAYAIRHLGAVAGVEVTASHNPPRDNGYKVYLGDGSQIVSPADAEIAAEIAAIGALADVPRPDSGWEDLGDEVLEAYLARTDAVLSPGSPRGVRTVYTAMHGVGKDVVLAAFARAGFPAPVLVAEQAEPDPDFPTVAFPNPEEPGAMDLAFATAAAAGPDIVIANDPDADRCAVAVPDDSAAHGWRMLRGDEVGALLAAHLVHKGASGVFAESIVSSSLLGRIAEAAGVGHEETLTGFKWISRVEGLRYGYEEALGYCVDPDGVRDKDGITAALLVAELASELKEQGRTLTDLLDDLAMAHGLHATDQLSVRVQDLSVIADAMRALRERPPASLAGLRVVSAEDLARGTATLPPTDGLRYYLDGDYKARVIVRPSGTEPKLKCYLEVVVPVAEASALASAKERGQEILDAVKKDLAAAAGI, encoded by the coding sequence GTGCAGGACGATCTGATCGCACGCGCCCGGGCCTGGCAGGCCGAGGACCCCGACCCGGAGACGGCGGCCGAGCTCGGCCGCCTCATCGAGGCGGGCGACGGGGCCGAACTGGCCGGCCGGTTCGCCGGCACCCTGCAGTTCGGCACCGCCGGGCTGCGCGGTGAGCTGGGCGCGGGCCCCATGCGGATGAACCGCTCGGTGGTCATCAGGGCCGCCGCCGGCCTCGCCGCCCACCTCAAGGCCAAGGGGCACGAGGGCGGACTCGTCGTCGTCGGGTACGACGCCCGCCACAAGTCCGCGGACTTCGCGCGGGACACCGCCGCCGTGATGACGGGCGCCGGGCTGCGCGCCGCCGTTCTGCCCCGACCGCTGCCGACCCCGGTGCTGGCGTACGCCATAAGGCACCTGGGCGCCGTCGCGGGCGTCGAGGTCACGGCGAGCCACAACCCTCCGCGGGACAACGGCTACAAGGTGTACCTGGGCGACGGCTCGCAGATCGTCTCCCCCGCGGACGCCGAGATCGCGGCCGAGATCGCGGCGATCGGCGCGCTGGCGGACGTGCCCCGTCCGGACAGCGGCTGGGAAGACCTCGGAGACGAGGTCCTGGAGGCCTACCTGGCGCGCACGGACGCCGTCCTGAGCCCCGGCTCGCCGCGCGGCGTGCGGACCGTCTACACGGCCATGCACGGCGTCGGCAAGGACGTGGTCCTGGCCGCCTTCGCCCGGGCCGGTTTCCCCGCCCCGGTGCTGGTGGCCGAGCAGGCGGAGCCGGACCCGGACTTCCCCACGGTGGCCTTCCCCAACCCGGAGGAGCCGGGGGCCATGGACCTGGCCTTCGCGACGGCCGCCGCGGCGGGCCCGGACATCGTGATCGCGAACGACCCGGACGCCGACCGGTGCGCGGTGGCCGTCCCCGACGACTCGGCCGCGCACGGCTGGCGCATGCTGCGCGGCGACGAGGTGGGCGCGCTGCTGGCCGCGCACCTGGTCCACAAGGGCGCGTCCGGCGTGTTCGCCGAGTCCATCGTGTCGTCCTCGCTGCTCGGCCGGATCGCCGAGGCCGCGGGCGTCGGCCACGAGGAGACCCTCACGGGCTTCAAGTGGATCTCCCGCGTGGAGGGCCTGCGGTACGGCTACGAGGAGGCGCTGGGCTACTGCGTCGACCCCGACGGCGTCCGCGACAAGGACGGCATCACGGCCGCGCTGCTCGTGGCCGAACTGGCCTCGGAGCTCAAGGAGCAGGGCCGTACGCTCACCGACCTGCTGGACGACCTGGCGATGGCCCACGGCCTGCACGCCACCGACCAGCTTTCGGTGCGGGTCCAGGACCTGTCGGTGATCGCCGACGCGATGCGCGCCCTGCGCGAGCGGCCGCCGGCCTCGCTGGCGGGCCTGCGGGTCGTCTCCGCGGAGGACCTGGCCCGGGGGACGGCCACGCTGCCGCCCACCGACGGTCTGCGCTACTACCTGGACGGCGACTACAAGGCCCGGGTGATCGTCCGCCCGAGCGGCACCGAGCCCAAGCTCAAGTGCTACCTGGAGGTCGTGGTCCCGGTCGCCGAGGCCTCCGCGCTGGCCTCGGCCAAGGAGCGCGGCCAGGAGATCCTGGACGCGGTCAAGAAGGACCTGGCGGCCGCGGCGGGCATCTGA
- a CDS encoding VOC family protein translates to MLSTDFTTGSPNWIDLGSPDTDAAAAFYRAVFGWAFVSAGPEAGGYGFFRKEGHTVAALGPLTEEGASPAWMVHFNTPDAQAAAQAVRDGGGRVRMEPMDVMGEGWLAQFTDPDGAEFAVWQPGKTKGLGQTSADDTLVWVELTASDPAASIAFYRGLFGWRSADMEAPGGMTYTVLSTADGDQEDASFGGVAPAEMLGENAPHRWIPYFAVADADATVAKAQGAGGSVVMPATSMDGVGRMAWLADPAGGVFAILKPEPAKG, encoded by the coding sequence ATGCTCAGCACCGACTTCACCACCGGCTCGCCGAACTGGATCGACCTCGGCAGCCCCGACACCGACGCCGCCGCCGCGTTCTACCGGGCGGTCTTCGGCTGGGCCTTCGTCTCCGCGGGGCCCGAGGCCGGCGGCTACGGCTTCTTCCGGAAGGAGGGCCACACGGTGGCCGCGCTCGGGCCGCTCACCGAGGAAGGCGCCTCCCCGGCCTGGATGGTGCACTTCAACACCCCGGACGCGCAGGCCGCCGCGCAGGCCGTGCGGGACGGCGGCGGCCGGGTGCGGATGGAGCCCATGGACGTCATGGGGGAGGGCTGGCTCGCCCAGTTCACCGACCCGGACGGCGCCGAGTTCGCGGTCTGGCAGCCCGGGAAGACCAAGGGGCTGGGTCAGACCTCCGCCGACGACACCCTGGTGTGGGTGGAGCTGACGGCGAGCGACCCGGCCGCCTCGATCGCGTTCTACCGCGGCCTGTTCGGCTGGCGCAGCGCGGACATGGAGGCGCCGGGCGGGATGACGTACACGGTGCTGTCGACGGCCGACGGAGACCAGGAGGACGCCTCGTTCGGCGGGGTCGCGCCCGCCGAGATGCTGGGGGAGAACGCCCCGCACCGCTGGATCCCGTACTTCGCCGTGGCCGACGCGGACGCGACCGTCGCGAAGGCGCAGGGCGCCGGCGGGTCGGTGGTCATGCCCGCCACCTCGATGGACGGGGTGGGCAGGATGGCGTGGCTGGCCGACCCGGCCGGCGGGGTCTTCGCGATCCTCAAGCCGGAACCCGCCAAGGGCTGA
- the afsQ1 gene encoding two-component system response regulator AfsQ1, with amino-acid sequence MPFLLLIEDDDAIRTALELSLSRQGHRVATAATGEDGLKLLKEQRPDLIVLDVMLPGIDGFEVCRRIRRTDQLPIILLTARSDDIDVVVGLESGADDYVVKPVQGRVLDARIRAVLRRGEREASDSAVFGSLVIDRSAMTVTKNGEDLQLTPTELRLLLELSRRPGQALSRQQLLRLVWEHDYLGDSRLVDACVQRLRAKVEDIPSSPTLIRTVRGVGYRLDSPQ; translated from the coding sequence GTGCCTTTCCTGTTGCTGATCGAGGACGACGACGCCATCCGCACGGCGCTCGAACTCTCCCTGTCCCGTCAGGGCCACCGTGTGGCCACCGCGGCGACGGGCGAGGACGGGCTGAAGCTGCTCAAAGAGCAGCGGCCGGACCTGATCGTGCTGGACGTGATGCTGCCCGGGATCGACGGCTTCGAGGTGTGCCGGCGCATCCGCCGCACCGACCAGCTGCCGATCATCCTGCTCACCGCGCGCAGCGACGACATCGACGTGGTGGTCGGACTGGAGTCCGGCGCCGACGACTACGTGGTCAAGCCCGTGCAGGGCCGGGTGCTCGACGCCCGGATCCGTGCCGTGCTGCGCCGCGGCGAGCGCGAGGCGAGCGACTCCGCCGTCTTCGGCTCGCTGGTCATCGACCGCTCCGCGATGACGGTCACCAAGAACGGCGAGGACCTCCAGCTCACCCCGACCGAGCTGCGCCTGCTGCTGGAACTCAGCCGCCGGCCCGGCCAGGCCCTCTCGCGCCAGCAACTGCTGCGCCTGGTCTGGGAGCACGACTACCTGGGCGACTCGCGGCTCGTGGACGCCTGCGTCCAGCGGCTGCGCGCGAAGGTCGAGGACATCCCGTCCTCGCCGACGCTGATCCGTACCGTGCGGGGCGTCGGCTACCGCCTGGACTCGCCGCAGTGA
- a CDS encoding NAD(P)H-quinone dehydrogenase, translated as MTRIVIIGGGPGGYEAALVGAQLGAEVTVVDCDGLGGASVLTDCVPSKTLIATAEVMTNFDSSYEELGIIVADDTPPLEQSARVVGVDLGKVNRRVKRLALAQSHDITASVTRAGARVLRGRGRLGGPQGIDGTRDVIVTAADGTETILTAEAVLIATGGHPREIPDAQPDGERILNWTQVYDLEELPEELIVVGSGVTGAEFAGAYQALGSRVTLVSSRDRVLPGEDPDAAAVLEDVFRRRGMNVISRARAESAKRVGDRVEVTLADGRVISGTHCLMAVGAIPNTANMNLEESGVKLKDSGHIWTDKVSRTSSPGVYAAGDVTGIFALASVAAMQGRIAMYHFLGDAVTPLNLKTVSSNVFTDPEIATVGYTQADVDAGRIDARVVKLPLLRNPRAKMQGIRDGFVKMFCRPGTGIVVGGVVVAPRASELIHPISIAVDNNLTVEQIANAFTVYPSLSGSIAEVARQLHTRKAAGEA; from the coding sequence GTGACCCGGATCGTGATCATCGGCGGCGGACCCGGCGGGTATGAGGCGGCGCTCGTGGGCGCCCAGCTCGGCGCGGAGGTGACCGTCGTCGACTGCGACGGTCTGGGCGGGGCGTCGGTACTGACCGACTGCGTACCGTCGAAGACCCTCATCGCGACGGCCGAGGTGATGACGAACTTCGATTCGTCGTACGAGGAGCTCGGCATCATCGTCGCCGACGACACCCCTCCGCTGGAGCAGTCGGCCCGGGTGGTCGGCGTCGACCTGGGCAAGGTCAACCGACGGGTGAAGCGCCTCGCGCTCGCGCAGTCGCACGACATCACCGCCTCCGTCACCCGGGCCGGCGCCCGCGTGCTGCGCGGCCGCGGCCGCCTCGGCGGCCCGCAGGGCATCGACGGCACCCGTGACGTCATCGTCACGGCCGCGGACGGCACCGAGACCATCCTGACCGCGGAGGCCGTGCTGATCGCGACCGGCGGCCACCCGCGCGAGATCCCGGACGCGCAGCCGGACGGCGAGCGGATCCTGAACTGGACGCAGGTCTACGACCTGGAGGAGCTCCCCGAGGAGCTCATCGTGGTCGGCTCCGGTGTGACCGGCGCCGAGTTCGCGGGCGCCTACCAGGCCCTGGGCTCCCGGGTCACCCTGGTCTCCTCCCGCGACCGCGTGCTCCCCGGCGAGGACCCGGACGCCGCCGCCGTGCTGGAGGACGTGTTCCGCCGGCGCGGCATGAACGTGATCTCCCGGGCCCGCGCCGAGTCCGCGAAGCGCGTGGGCGACCGGGTCGAGGTCACCCTCGCCGACGGCCGCGTCATCTCCGGCACCCACTGCCTGATGGCGGTCGGCGCCATCCCGAACACCGCGAACATGAACCTGGAGGAGTCCGGGGTCAAGCTCAAGGACTCCGGCCACATCTGGACCGACAAGGTCTCCCGCACCTCCTCGCCCGGCGTGTACGCGGCCGGCGACGTGACGGGCATCTTCGCGCTCGCGTCGGTGGCGGCCATGCAGGGCCGGATCGCGATGTACCACTTCCTGGGCGACGCGGTGACCCCGCTCAACCTCAAGACGGTCTCCTCGAACGTCTTCACGGACCCCGAGATCGCCACCGTGGGCTACACGCAGGCCGACGTGGACGCCGGCCGGATCGACGCCCGCGTCGTGAAGCTGCCGCTGCTGCGCAACCCGCGCGCCAAGATGCAGGGCATCCGGGACGGCTTCGTGAAGATGTTCTGCCGCCCGGGCACCGGCATCGTGGTCGGCGGTGTGGTCGTCGCCCCGCGCGCCAGCGAGCTGATCCACCCGATCTCGATCGCGGTCGACAACAACCTGACCGTGGAACAGATCGCAAACGCGTTCACCGTGTACCCCTCCCTGTCGGGATCGATCGCCGAGGTGGCCCGCCAGCTGCACACCCGCAAGGCCGCGGGCGAGGCGTAA
- a CDS encoding aldehyde dehydrogenase family protein, with protein MSEKFEQRLNVFKTYKLYVGGKFPRSESGRVYEVSDSKGKWLANAPLSSRKDARDAVVAARKAFGGWSGATAYNRGQILYRIAEMLEGRREQFVREVGEAEGLSKSKAAAVVDAAIDRWVWYAGWTDKIGQVVGGANPVAGPFFNLSTPEPTGVVTVIAPQESSFLGLISVIAPVIATGNTAVVITSEKSPLPALSLGEVLATSDLPGGVVNILSGKAAEMGPHLAAHQDVNAIDLAGADSALAKELEIAAADNLKRVLRPQPVDDWSADPGTHRMTAFLETKTVWHPTGSLGASGSSY; from the coding sequence ATGTCTGAGAAGTTCGAGCAGCGACTGAACGTCTTCAAGACCTACAAGCTGTACGTCGGGGGCAAGTTCCCGCGATCCGAGAGCGGCCGGGTGTACGAGGTGAGCGACTCGAAGGGCAAGTGGCTGGCCAACGCCCCCCTGTCCTCCCGCAAGGACGCCCGTGACGCGGTCGTCGCGGCCCGCAAGGCGTTCGGCGGCTGGTCCGGCGCGACCGCGTACAACCGCGGCCAGATCCTCTACCGCATCGCCGAGATGCTGGAGGGCCGCCGCGAGCAGTTCGTCCGCGAGGTCGGCGAGGCCGAGGGCCTGTCCAAGTCGAAGGCCGCCGCGGTCGTGGACGCGGCCATCGACCGCTGGGTCTGGTACGCGGGCTGGACCGACAAGATCGGCCAGGTCGTGGGCGGGGCCAACCCGGTCGCGGGCCCGTTCTTCAACCTCTCCACCCCGGAGCCGACCGGTGTCGTGACCGTGATCGCCCCCCAGGAGTCGTCCTTCCTGGGCCTGATCTCGGTCATCGCCCCGGTCATCGCGACCGGCAACACGGCGGTCGTGATCACGTCCGAGAAGTCCCCGCTGCCCGCGCTCTCGCTCGGCGAGGTGCTCGCCACCTCGGACCTGCCCGGCGGCGTGGTCAACATCCTCTCCGGCAAGGCCGCCGAGATGGGCCCGCACCTGGCGGCCCACCAGGACGTCAACGCGATCGACCTGGCCGGCGCGGACTCCGCGCTCGCCAAGGAGCTGGAGATCGCCGCGGCCGACAACCTCAAGCGCGTCCTGCGTCCACAGCCTGTGGACGACTGGAGCGCCGACCCGGGCACGCACCGGATGACCGCGTTCCTGGAGACCAAGACCGTCTGGCACCCCACGGGCTCGCTGGGCGCCTCGGGCTCCTCGTACTGA